The following proteins are co-located in the Bacteroidia bacterium genome:
- a CDS encoding GDP-L-fucose synthase: protein MNKDAKIYVAGHRGMVGSAIVRKLQHEGFKNIVTRTSAELDLKNQLTVEHFFSAEKPEFVFLAAAKVGGIHANNTYRADFLYDNLMIESNVIHQAYKHKVQKLLFLGSSCIYPKLAPQPLKEDYLLTGLLEETNEPYAIAKIAGIKMCDAYRSQYGCNFISVMPTNLYGPNDNYDLNNSHVLPALLRKFHTAKIEHKTSVEIWGSGKPMREFLHVNDLANACFFLMETYNESGLVNIGTGEDISIKDLALLIKKITNYEGELKWDASKPDGTPRKLMDVGKLHALGWKHQIKLEAGIKSVYAEVEKSLKIQ, encoded by the coding sequence ATGAATAAAGACGCGAAGATTTATGTTGCTGGGCATCGTGGAATGGTTGGTTCTGCTATTGTTCGAAAACTGCAACACGAAGGTTTTAAAAATATTGTAACACGCACTTCGGCGGAATTGGATTTGAAAAATCAGCTTACTGTTGAACATTTTTTTTCTGCCGAAAAGCCTGAATTTGTTTTTTTAGCAGCTGCGAAAGTGGGCGGCATTCATGCCAACAATACCTATCGCGCCGATTTTTTATATGATAATTTGATGATTGAAAGTAACGTGATTCATCAAGCGTACAAACACAAAGTACAAAAGCTACTGTTTTTGGGTTCTTCTTGCATTTATCCGAAACTGGCGCCACAACCACTGAAAGAAGACTATTTATTGACTGGATTATTGGAGGAAACAAACGAGCCGTACGCCATCGCAAAAATTGCAGGCATCAAAATGTGCGATGCGTATAGAAGTCAGTACGGTTGTAATTTTATTTCGGTGATGCCAACCAATTTATACGGACCCAACGACAATTACGATTTGAATAATTCGCACGTATTGCCGGCACTTTTACGAAAATTTCACACGGCAAAAATAGAACACAAAACGTCCGTTGAAATTTGGGGAAGCGGAAAACCGATGCGTGAGTTTTTACACGTAAATGATTTGGCAAACGCTTGCTTCTTTTTGATGGAAACGTATAACGAAAGCGGTTTAGTGAACATCGGAACGGGTGAAGACATCAGCATAAAAGACCTCGCTTTATTGATTAAAAAAATTACAAATTACGAAGGCGAATTAAAATGGGATGCATCCAAACCCGACGGAACACCACGAAAATTAATGGATGTAGGAAAATTACACGCACTTGGATGGAAACATCAAATTAAGTTAGAAGCAGGTATTAAAAGCGTTTATGCCGAAGTGGAAAAATCACTCAAGATTCAATAA